One region of Actinomycetota bacterium genomic DNA includes:
- a CDS encoding NAD-dependent formate dehydrogenase translates to PHISGSSLSAQARYGAGVREILECWFEERPIREEYLIVDGGKSAGTGAHSYSAGNATGGSDEAARFKE, encoded by the coding sequence CCCACACATTTCCGGGTCGTCGCTGTCGGCCCAGGCGCGCTACGGGGCGGGCGTGCGTGAGATCTTGGAGTGCTGGTTCGAGGAGCGCCCCATCCGAGAGGAGTACCTCATCGTCGATGGCGGGAAGTCGGCGGGGACTGGTGCACACTCCTACAGCGCCGGCAACGCCACCGGCGGTTCAGATGAGGCAGCGCGCTTCAAGGAATGA
- a CDS encoding NifU family protein translates to MSEHDPALDGFTITKMALGKFVELRDDDPQPERLVLRVAVTGVERGDYAYDMSFQLREAVTPAEAVLHYGDLAVVVPRESLEKLRGAIIDFVEADREGWVIDNPNRPRPTIGTQLPIMPAGPRSPAVGSRPPETLKADLGGDVAQRVMMVLDRQINPSIAAHGGHAELVGVEEGTAYLRLSGGCQGCSMATVTLGQGIEVAIKELVPEITRVLDVTDHASGTNPYFEAEKK, encoded by the coding sequence ATGAGCGAGCACGATCCGGCGCTCGACGGGTTCACGATCACGAAGATGGCCCTCGGAAAGTTCGTAGAGCTCCGGGACGACGACCCGCAGCCCGAGCGGCTCGTGCTCCGGGTGGCCGTGACCGGCGTCGAGCGCGGCGATTACGCCTACGACATGTCTTTCCAGCTCCGCGAGGCGGTGACGCCGGCCGAAGCGGTGTTGCACTACGGCGACCTGGCCGTCGTCGTCCCGCGGGAGAGCCTCGAGAAGCTCCGCGGCGCCATCATCGACTTCGTCGAGGCCGACCGCGAGGGCTGGGTCATCGACAACCCGAACCGCCCTCGGCCAACCATCGGGACCCAGTTGCCGATCATGCCGGCCGGCCCGCGCAGCCCGGCCGTCGGCAGCCGTCCTCCGGAGACGCTGAAGGCGGACCTCGGCGGCGACGTCGCGCAGCGGGTCATGATGGTTTTGGACCGCCAGATCAACCCGAGCATCGCGGCGCACGGAGGCCACGCCGAGCTCGTCGGCGTCGAGGAGGGAACCGCATACCTCCGCCTGAGCGGGGGCTGCCAGGGCTGCAGCATGGCCACCGTGACGCTCGGCCAGGGGATCGAGGTCGCGATCAAGGAGCTCGTTCCCGAGATCACCAGGGTCCTTGACGTCACGGACCACGCGAGCGGCACGAACCCCTACTTCGAGGCTGAGAAGAAGTAA
- a CDS encoding ATP-grasp domain-containing protein, translating into MPRLLLLLPTSTYRAADFLEAARVLGAEVIVASNHRQALAGVMGERALRVDCRRPEAAADMIVDIARRKPLDAVVPVDDQGVLAAALAAQRLGLAHNPPLAAARSRDKAAMREALGAAAVPQPEYRVAGPDADVAALAVEVGVPCVLKPVSLSGSRGVIRVDDPADAGATAARIRAILAEAGEDPGGPLVVERYIPGLEVAVEGLLRGGALEILAVFDKPDPLEGPYFEETIYVTPSRLAPWTLEVITRATADAAAALGLVEGPIHAELRVDGERAWVLELAARSIGGLCSRSLRFGIGVSLEELILRHALGLPADDLRRESAASGVMMLPIPRAGVLQGVRGQDEARAVPGIAGLEITIAPGRAVEALPEGDRYLGFLFARAGTPEEVEGALRAAHSQLEIVIAGSMG; encoded by the coding sequence GTGCCTCGGTTGCTCCTCCTGCTGCCCACCTCGACCTATCGCGCGGCCGATTTCCTGGAGGCGGCTCGCGTGCTCGGCGCGGAGGTGATCGTCGCCTCCAACCACCGGCAGGCCCTTGCCGGCGTGATGGGCGAGCGAGCACTCAGGGTGGACTGCAGGCGGCCCGAGGCGGCCGCGGACATGATCGTCGACATCGCCCGGCGGAAGCCGCTCGATGCCGTGGTCCCGGTGGACGATCAGGGTGTGCTGGCCGCCGCGCTCGCCGCGCAGCGTCTTGGCCTGGCGCACAATCCACCCCTGGCGGCGGCGAGGAGCCGCGACAAGGCGGCGATGCGGGAGGCGCTCGGGGCCGCCGCCGTACCCCAGCCCGAGTACCGGGTCGCCGGGCCCGACGCCGACGTCGCCGCGCTGGCCGTGGAGGTGGGAGTCCCGTGCGTCCTCAAGCCCGTCTCGCTGTCGGGCAGTCGCGGTGTGATCCGCGTCGACGATCCAGCGGACGCCGGCGCGACGGCCGCACGGATCAGGGCGATCCTGGCCGAAGCCGGCGAGGACCCCGGCGGGCCGCTCGTCGTCGAGCGCTACATCCCCGGCCTGGAGGTCGCCGTCGAAGGCCTGCTGCGGGGCGGCGCCCTCGAGATCTTGGCGGTGTTCGACAAGCCGGATCCGCTCGAGGGTCCGTACTTCGAGGAGACGATCTACGTGACACCGTCTCGGCTGGCGCCCTGGACACTCGAGGTGATCACCCGAGCCACGGCCGACGCCGCGGCGGCGCTCGGCCTCGTCGAGGGGCCGATCCACGCCGAGCTCCGCGTTGACGGGGAGCGCGCGTGGGTGCTCGAGCTGGCCGCCCGTTCTATAGGCGGGCTGTGCTCGCGGTCGCTCCGGTTCGGGATCGGGGTCAGCCTCGAGGAGCTCATCCTTCGTCACGCGCTCGGCCTTCCCGCGGACGACCTGAGGAGGGAGTCGGCCGCCTCCGGAGTGATGATGCTCCCCATCCCCAGGGCGGGCGTGCTCCAGGGGGTGCGCGGGCAGGACGAGGCCCGAGCCGTCCCGGGGATCGCCGGGCTCGAGATCACGATTGCACCCGGCCGGGCCGTCGAGGCGCTCCCGGAGGGCGACCGGTATCTCGGCTTCCTGTTCGCGCGAGCTGGCACGCCGGAGGAGGTCGAGGGCGCGCTGCGGGCGGCGCACAGCCAGCTTGAGATCGTCATCGCTGGGTCGATGGGATGA